Proteins encoded together in one Chaetodon auriga isolate fChaAug3 chromosome 20, fChaAug3.hap1, whole genome shotgun sequence window:
- the foxj1b gene encoding forkhead box protein J1-B yields MPVLTSPDIANKFKEKWLAVYPEEQVIGSDCAPMDDSLTSLHWLQNFSILSADPERHNGVGPGCPSSQQHLFLKRLGFPRGGTDSPSSPPAGDTAATGMPTYLGSPVTSGSDSTAAPRFASCAHPGNGYPQIPIQASPPVEVDYKTNPKVKPPYSYASLICMAMQASKQPKVTLSTIYNWITENFCYYRHAEPSWQNSIRHNLSLNKCFKKVPRQKDEPGKGGFWQIDPQYADMFVNGIFKRRRMSANHYNSSSSSSSSSSSSSSSSSSSSSGGTHRESKLVQGYHSTQNGFPYQGVGGKRKHLPSKNNSKVMRATESPLLATEAHRADILRGDFDLASVFDDVLSGNCSTFEDLDINTALSSLGCEMEVSMQGRQHSAGLGRWCGGGDIMGQNQHLSHHQSYGYMELSAASMDCTVNMGELHVPQQHTQQPLDQDQLLQSHHHLQQFDEPSALFPEQPEEAVLQPWEEIKEEAQAIPLTLDQGFGLCEGFFTEMQPWERVEAYL; encoded by the exons ATGCCGGTTCTGACGAGCCCCGACATCGCCAACAAGTTTAAGGAGAAATGGCTGGCGGTTTACCCGGAGGAGCAGGTCATCGGGTCCGACTGTGCCCCCATGGACGACAGCCTCACCAGCCTCCACTGGCTCCAGAATTTCTCCATCCTCAGCGCGGACCCGGAGCGGCACAACGGAGTTGGACCGGGCTGCCCGTCCTCCCAGCAGCATCTCTTTCTCAAGCGGCTCGGCTTCCCCAGAGGTGGCACCGACTCTCCGTCCAGCCCGCCGGCCGGGGACACCGCCGCCACCGGGATGCCTACCTACCTCGGGAGCCCCGTTACCTCCGGCAGCGACTCCACCGCAGCGCCGCGGTTCGCCAGTTGCGCGCATCCAGGGAACGGCTACCCACAGATCCCCATCCAGGCCAGCCCGCCTGTGGAGGTCGACTACAAAACCAACCCTAAAGTCAAACCGCCCTATTCCTACGCCTCTCTCATCTGCATGGCCATGCAGGCCAGCAAACAGCCCAAAGTGACTCTGTCCACCATCTATAACTGGATAACGGAGAATTTCTGCTACTACAGACACGCGGAGCCCAGCTGGCAG aACTCGATTCGTCACAACCTGTCCCTCAACAAGTGTTTCAAGAAGGTCCCCCGACAGAAAGACGAGCCGGGGAAAGGAGGCTTCTGGCAGATCGATCCACAGTATGCTGACATGTTCGTCAACGGCATCTTCAAACGCAGGAGGATGTCCGCCAACCactacaacagcagcagcagcagcagcagcagcagcagcagcagcagcagcagcagcagcagcagcagcagcggtggcaCCCACAGAGAGAGCAAACTGGTTCAGGGTTATCACAGCACCCAAAATGGCTTCCCTTACCAAGGGGTGGGCGGCAAACGGAAGCACCTGCCctctaaaaacaacagcaaggtGATGAGGGCGACTGAGTCTCCCCTTCTGGCGACAGAGGCCCACAGAGCAGATATCCTGAGGGGTGACTTTGACCTGGCGTCCGTCTTTGATGACGTTCTCAGCGGGAACTGTAGCACCTTCGAGGATCTGGACATCAACACAGCACTGAGCTCCCTGGGCTGCGAGATGGAGGTGTCCATGCAGGGGAGGCAGCACTCGGCAGGGCTGGGGAGGTGGTGCGGAGGAGGGGACATCATGGGTCAGAACCAGCACCTGAGCCACCATCAGTCTTATGGCTACATGGAGCTGAGCGCCGCTTCCATGGATTGCACGGTGAATATGGGGGAGCTCCACGTGCCGCAGCAGCATACGCAGCAGCCGCTGGACCAGGATCAGCTGCTCCAAAGCCACCACCACCTGCAGCAGTTCGACGAGCCCTCCGCGCTGTTCCCGGAGCAGCCCGAGGAGGCGGTGCTGCAGCCCTGGGAGGAGATCAAAGAAGAAGCGCAGGCGATTCCTCTGACTCTGGATCAGGGCTTCGGCCTGTGCGAGGGCTTCTTCACAGAGATGCAGCCATGGGAACGAGTGGAGGCCtatctgtga